A stretch of Rhea pennata isolate bPtePen1 chromosome 18, bPtePen1.pri, whole genome shotgun sequence DNA encodes these proteins:
- the RGS3 gene encoding regulator of G-protein signaling 3 isoform X4, producing the protein MKGTRPPARSGARASLQGREQRRWPSLGSLRLWEHPPPLAGGCRPGKAIPRAKDMKNRLGIFRRRNESPGANPSGKLDKVLKSLKPTPEEALKWGESLEKLLLHKYGLAAFRAFLRTEFSEENLEFWLACEEYKKIKSQSKMVSKAKKIFAEYIAIQSCKEVNLDSYTREHTKENLQNITRSCFDLAQKRIYGLMEKDSYPRFLRSDLYLDIINQKKASSPL; encoded by the exons ATGAAGGGGACGAGACCTCCCGCAAGAAGCGGAGCAAGAGCCT CTTTGCAAGGAAGGGAGCAGCGGCGATGGCCGTCACTGGGGTCCCTTCGGCTCTGGGAGCACCCTCCGCCGCTCGCTGGGGGCTGCCGCCCAGGAAAGGCTATTCCAAG AGCCAAAGACATGAAGAACCGCCTGGGGATTTTCCGGCGGCGGAACGAGTCTCCGGGAGCCAACCCGAGTGGCAAGCTGGACAAAGTGCTCAAGTCACTCAA GCCAACTCCGGAGGAAGCTCTCAAGTGGGGGGAGTCTCTAGAGAAACTGCTGCTTCACAAAT ATGGGCTAGCAGCCTTCAGGGCCTTCCTGCGCACTGAATTCAGTGAGGAGAACCTGGAGTTCTGGCTGGCGTGTGAAGAGTACAAGAAGATCAAATCGCAGTCCAAGATGGTGTCCAAAGCCAAGAAGATCTTTGCAGAGTACATCGCTATCCAGTCGTGCAAGGAG GTGAACTTGGACTCCTACACGCGGGAGCACACCAAGGAGAACCTGCAGAACATCACCCGCAGCTGCTTTGACCTCGCTCAGAAGAGAATTTATGGGCTCATGGAGAAGGACTCCTACCCCCGCTTCCTCCGCTCTGATTTGTACTTAGACATAATTAACCAGAAGAAAGCCAGCTCCCCACTGTAG
- the RGS3 gene encoding regulator of G-protein signaling 3 isoform X6 gives MKNRLGIFRRRNESPGANPSGKLDKVLKSLKPTPEEALKWGESLEKLLLHKYGLAAFRAFLRTEFSEENLEFWLACEEYKKIKSQSKMVSKAKKIFAEYIAIQSCKEVNLDSYTREHTKENLQNITRSCFDLAQKRIYGLMEKDSYPRFLRSDLYLDIINQKKASSPL, from the exons ATGAAGAACCGCCTGGGGATTTTCCGGCGGCGGAACGAGTCTCCGGGAGCCAACCCGAGTGGCAAGCTGGACAAAGTGCTCAAGTCACTCAA GCCAACTCCGGAGGAAGCTCTCAAGTGGGGGGAGTCTCTAGAGAAACTGCTGCTTCACAAAT ATGGGCTAGCAGCCTTCAGGGCCTTCCTGCGCACTGAATTCAGTGAGGAGAACCTGGAGTTCTGGCTGGCGTGTGAAGAGTACAAGAAGATCAAATCGCAGTCCAAGATGGTGTCCAAAGCCAAGAAGATCTTTGCAGAGTACATCGCTATCCAGTCGTGCAAGGAG GTGAACTTGGACTCCTACACGCGGGAGCACACCAAGGAGAACCTGCAGAACATCACCCGCAGCTGCTTTGACCTCGCTCAGAAGAGAATTTATGGGCTCATGGAGAAGGACTCCTACCCCCGCTTCCTCCGCTCTGATTTGTACTTAGACATAATTAACCAGAAGAAAGCCAGCTCCCCACTGTAG
- the RGS3 gene encoding regulator of G-protein signaling 3 isoform X5 → MPFFRDLSKPQPLEFHSEMLLGVQRPHNGSLQRRHTMKEAKDMKNRLGIFRRRNESPGANPSGKLDKVLKSLKPTPEEALKWGESLEKLLLHKYGLAAFRAFLRTEFSEENLEFWLACEEYKKIKSQSKMVSKAKKIFAEYIAIQSCKEVNLDSYTREHTKENLQNITRSCFDLAQKRIYGLMEKDSYPRFLRSDLYLDIINQKKASSPL, encoded by the exons ATGCCCTTTTTCCGGGACCTTTCTAAGCCGCAGCCGCTGGAGTTTCACTCGGAGATGCTGCTGGGCGTGCAGCGGCCGCACAACGGGAGCTTGCAGCGCCGGCACACCATGAAGGA AGCCAAAGACATGAAGAACCGCCTGGGGATTTTCCGGCGGCGGAACGAGTCTCCGGGAGCCAACCCGAGTGGCAAGCTGGACAAAGTGCTCAAGTCACTCAA GCCAACTCCGGAGGAAGCTCTCAAGTGGGGGGAGTCTCTAGAGAAACTGCTGCTTCACAAAT ATGGGCTAGCAGCCTTCAGGGCCTTCCTGCGCACTGAATTCAGTGAGGAGAACCTGGAGTTCTGGCTGGCGTGTGAAGAGTACAAGAAGATCAAATCGCAGTCCAAGATGGTGTCCAAAGCCAAGAAGATCTTTGCAGAGTACATCGCTATCCAGTCGTGCAAGGAG GTGAACTTGGACTCCTACACGCGGGAGCACACCAAGGAGAACCTGCAGAACATCACCCGCAGCTGCTTTGACCTCGCTCAGAAGAGAATTTATGGGCTCATGGAGAAGGACTCCTACCCCCGCTTCCTCCGCTCTGATTTGTACTTAGACATAATTAACCAGAAGAAAGCCAGCTCCCCACTGTAG